The Actinomyces faecalis genome includes the window TCACGGGAGAGGAGACGGCAGCCTGGAAGGCGTCCTTGCCGTTGCCCGGCAGGACGGTCAGCCACAACGACGCCAGTCCGGTCAGGGCTCCGGCGCCCCCGATCGCTAGCGGCAGGCTCCAGCCGTCGGGCAGCCGGTGGCGGCCTACCCACGCCCACAGCCCGCGCGCGGCCACCCCAGCCAGGCCGGCTGCCACGACCACGATCAGGCTCGAGGCCAGGGTGGGCCAGGACAGGGGTGCCGAAGGCATAGCGATCGATGCGCTCGCGTGGGAGTGGAGCCAGGACACGCAGGTCGCCAGCACGCTGACGGGCACGGCGAGCAGCAGGCCGCGGCGACGGCTGCCGGCCAGCATCATGATCTCGACGGCGTAGGCGGCTCCGCCAAGCGGTGCGTTGTACATCGCTGCCAGCCCCGCGCCGGCAGCGGAGGCTGCCAGCAGCGCCCTCCACCGCGGCTCCAGCCCGAGCCAGCGCGCCAGTCGTACGGCGACGGCGCCCGCGGCCAGTCTCGGGGCTCCTTCTCGACCGACGGAATTGCCGCCGCCGACGGTGAGGACCTGGACGACGGCGTCGCCGAAGGGCCGGAGGATACCGATACGTTGGGAGGCGGGGCGGGCTGAGCCGGTGAGCGCGGGGGAGGACTGCTGGCGAGCAGGCGTCTGCGTGGTCGCCGTGGGCTGTGCTGTGCCGGCCTCGGCCACGACCTCCTCGACGCTGACCACCCCGCCGGTCGCGCGCTGCCACCACCACAGGGTGCCGGCCAGGAGTCCTGCCGCGGCGGGGGCAGCGACGCGACGCCAGGCTGGGGCTGCGGCGACACGTTCGGGCAGGGTGCCGTGGGAGACGCCGTAGAAGAGCCACTCGAAGGCCTCGAGCAGGACGGCCATCGCGATACCGATGAGGCCCGCCGCCAGGCCTGCGAGTACTGCGGCCAGGACCAGGCGGGCGACGGGACGGCGGTCGCGTGCGCTGGACCGCCGGCCTGGCAGGTCAGGGGAGCCTGGGCCGGTAGGGCCAGCAGGGGCGTGACTAGTGAGGGCGTCGGTAGCAGGATGCGACATCGCGCATGACGATAGCGGGCTTGCCGCCCTCAGGGCATGGTCAGGGTCTGACCGCTAAAGTTCCGGATGACCACCTATGCCTGGATCGACCACTGTATTTGCGTGAATACGGTGGTCGGTGGGGGGATTGGTAGTCAGTGAGGGTTTTCGTGGTCGGCAGTGGCGGGCAGCGCCACATTCCACCCATTTCCTGACGAGCCGTCAGGACGGTAGTCTCACCCTTTGCCGAGGCTGCTGATCCGTGCTGGTGTGAGGGACTAGCCCGGGGATACGCTGCGTGACCGGATCGTCGGCGCGCCTGTCTGGCGAGATCTTCGCCGCCTCGGCATTGTGTTGTCTCCGTGACCTTAGTTCTGGATCCTGGAAGGACCCATGCTCCTGCCATTGTTGCGCAGCTACCTGCGCCCTTACCGAGCCCTCCTGCTCGGCGTCCTCATCCTGGAGGCCGCGCAGGTCATGGCCTCGCTGTACCTGCCTAACCTCAACGCCGCCATCATCGACACCGGTGTCGCCCAGGGCGACACCGCCTACATCTGGCGTACCGGCGCCTTCATGCTCCTGGTGTCCGTCATCCAGGGCACCTGCGCCATCGGCGGCACCTGGTGCGCTGCCAAGGCCGCGATGTCCATGGGACGTGACCTGCGCAGCCAGCTCTTCCGCCGCGTCGGCGACTTCTCCGAGCAGGAGGTCTCCCGCTTCGGGGCCGGCTCGCTCATCACACGCAACACCAACGACGTCCAGCAGGTCCAGACGCTGGTCCTCATGGGGTGCACCATGCTCGTGACCGCCCCGATGTACGCCGTCGGCGGCGTGGTCATGGCGGTGTCCCACGCGCCCAGCCTCTCCTGGCTCATCGCCGTGGCCGTACCGGTGCTGCTGGTCATCGTCGGCGTCACCGTCGCCAAGATGGTCCCGCTCTTCCGCGTCTACCAGGACAAGCTCGACGCCATCAACCGCACCATGCGCGAGCAGCTGACCGGCATCCGCGTCATCCGCGCCTTCGTGCGCGAGGAGGCCGAGACCGAGCGCTTCCGCGACGCCAACGCGGACATCACCCGCGTGGGGGAGAAGGTCGGCCAGCTCTTCGTCTTCCTCTTCCCCGCCACCATGCTCGTGCTTGACGTGACGATGGTGGGCGTCATCTGGTTCGGCGGTCACCAGGTCGGCGACGGCCGGGTTGAGGTCGGCACCCTCGTGGCCTTCATGACCTACCTCATGCAGATCCTCATGGGAATCGTCATGGCCTCCTTCATGACCATCATGATCCCGCGCGCCACCGTCTGCGCCGAACGCATCAGCGAGGTGCTGGCCACCGACCCCTCGATCGAGGCCGTCCCCGACGCCACCACCACCTTCTCAACCCCCGGCACCCTGGAGATGCGCGGTGTCTCCTTCACCTTCCCTGGCGCTGACGCCGCCGTGCTGGAGGACATCACGTTCCGAGCCGAGCCAGGCCAGACCGTGGCCGTGGTCGGCTCGACAGGATCGGGAAAGACCACGCTGCTCACCCTCGTGGCCCGTCTCATCGAGCCCACCCACGGCCAGGTGCTGGTTGGCGGCGTGGACGTGACGAAGGCCGAGCCCGAGGCCCTGTGGTCCCAGATCGGCCTGGTCCCCCAGAAGCCCTTCCTCTTCGCCGGCACGGTGGCCTCCAACCTGCGGCTGGGCCGCGAGGACGCCACCGACGAGGAGCTGTGGCAGGCCCTGGAGATCGCCCAGGCGGCGGGCTTTGTCAAGGAGATGGACGGCCAGCTCCAGGCGCCGATCGCCCAGGGCGGCACCAACGTCTCGGGCGGACAGCGTCAGCGCCTGTCCATCGCCCGCGCGGTCGTGCGCCGTCCGGCGCTCCTGCTGCTGGACGACTCCTTCTCCGCCCTGGACGTGGCCACGGACGCCCGTCTGCGTGCGGCGCTGGCCCCAGCGACCGAGCAGGTCACCAAGCTCGTCGTCGCCCAGCGCGTGTCCACCGTTGTCGACGCCGACCTCATCCTCGTCCTGGACGAGGGACGTCTGGTCGGCGCCGGCCGCCACGACGCGCTCGTCGCCACCAGCGAGACCTACCGCGAGATCGTCACCTCCCAGCTCGGAAGCGGGGCCGCAGCATGAGCACGAAGAACCCTCAGTCCGCGGCGCACGGACCTCAGGAGCCTGAGGTGAGCGCGACGGGCAGCCAGACGGCAGCGTCAGCTGCGGCTGCGTCGTCGGCCCCCGAGGCGACGACGACGCAGCGGGCCTCCGCCCTGGAGGTCACCGACGAGGACCAGGCCCTGGCGGCCGCGGCCCTGGCCGGGGCCGCCTCGGACGACTGGAGCGCCGGCCCGCCCCCGGGCAAGGCCACGGAGTTCTGGCCCTCCTTCAAGCGCATGGTCGGCCTGCTGCTTCCTTACAAGGGGCACCTGGCGGTCGCCGCGGTGGCCTCCGTGTCCTCAGTGGCCATGGCCGTGGCGGCGCCCAAGGTGCTGGGGCGGGCCACGAACCTCGTCTTCGAGGGCGCGATCAGCTCGCGCCTGCCGGAGAACCTGACCAAGCAGCAGGTCGTGGACGGCATGCTGGCTGCGGGCCAGGACACGATGGCCCAGATGGTCGAGGCGATGAACCTCGTCCCCGGGGCCGGGATCGACTTCGAGGCCCTGTCCCGGGTGCTGCTGACGGTTCTGGCCCTCTACGTCTTCTCCGCGCTGGCCGGCTGGCTGGAGGGCTGGGTCCTCAACCGTGTCATGGTGCGGGCGATGTTCCGTCTGCGCGCGGACGTGGAGGACAAGATCCACCGCCTGCCCCTGTCCTACTTCGACAAGGTGCAGCGTGGTGAGCTGCTCAGTCGCGTCACCAACGACATCGACAACGTCACCAACACCCTCCAGCAGTCGCTGTCCAGCGCCGTGACCTCGGTGCTCACCGTCATCGGCGTGCTGGCGATGATGCTGTCGGTGTCCTGGAGGCTGACGCTGGTGGCCCTCGTCATCCTGCCGCTCATGGGTGTCCTCTTCGGCATCATCGGGCCGCGCTCGCAGAAGGCCTTCACCCTGCAGTGGGCGCGCACGGGCAAGCTCAACGCGCGTGTGGAGGAGTCCTTCTCCGGACACGCCCTGGTGCGCACCTACGGGCGTACCGAGGGCTCACGCGCCGACTTCGACGCGGAGAACGAGGAGCTCTTCGCCGCGGGCCTGCGGGCACAGTTCCTGTCCGGCATCATGATGCCGATCATGCAGGTAGTGGGGAACCTGGGGTACGTGGCCATCGCGGTGGTCGGCGGGCTCATGGTCTCGGGAGGCTCGCTGCGCCTGGGAGACGTGCAGGCCTTCATCCAGTACTCCCAGCAGTTCACCCAGCCCCTGGCCCAGCTTGGTGGCATGGCCACGGCCGTGCAGTCCGGGACCGCCAGCGCCGAGCGGATCTTCGAGCTGCTCGACGCCGAGGAGGAGCGGGCGGACCAGACCGGTGCCGAGGCGCTTGCGCCGGCGGGTGCAGGGACGGCCGGTGCCGGTGCGCCGGCCGGAGCCGGGGTCATCGAGATGGAGCACGTGCGCTTCTCCTACGACCCTGACTCCGAGCTCATCACGGACCTCTCCCTCAAGGTCGAGCCAGGTCAGACGGTGGCGATCGTCGGCCCGACGGGCGCGGGAAAGACGACCCTGGTCAACCTGCTCATGCGCTTCTACGAGATCGACGGGGGCCGGATCACCCTGGACGGGGTAGACACCTCGGCCATGCGGCGCCGGGACGTGCGTGCGCGTACGGGCATGGTGCTGCAGGACCCGTGGCTGTTCGCCGGCACGATCCGCGAGAACATCCGCTACGGGCGCCCGGGCGCCAGC containing:
- a CDS encoding ABC transporter ATP-binding protein produces the protein MSTKNPQSAAHGPQEPEVSATGSQTAASAAAASSAPEATTTQRASALEVTDEDQALAAAALAGAASDDWSAGPPPGKATEFWPSFKRMVGLLLPYKGHLAVAAVASVSSVAMAVAAPKVLGRATNLVFEGAISSRLPENLTKQQVVDGMLAAGQDTMAQMVEAMNLVPGAGIDFEALSRVLLTVLALYVFSALAGWLEGWVLNRVMVRAMFRLRADVEDKIHRLPLSYFDKVQRGELLSRVTNDIDNVTNTLQQSLSSAVTSVLTVIGVLAMMLSVSWRLTLVALVILPLMGVLFGIIGPRSQKAFTLQWARTGKLNARVEESFSGHALVRTYGRTEGSRADFDAENEELFAAGLRAQFLSGIMMPIMQVVGNLGYVAIAVVGGLMVSGGSLRLGDVQAFIQYSQQFTQPLAQLGGMATAVQSGTASAERIFELLDAEEERADQTGAEALAPAGAGTAGAGAPAGAGVIEMEHVRFSYDPDSELITDLSLKVEPGQTVAIVGPTGAGKTTLVNLLMRFYEIDGGRITLDGVDTSAMRRRDVRARTGMVLQDPWLFAGTIRENIRYGRPGASDEQVEAAARACYVDHIVRALPEGYDTVLDEDAANVSAGERQLLTIARAFIADPAVLILDEATSAVDTRTELLVQHAMAALRQGRTSFVIAHRLSTIRDADTILVMEHGDIVEQGSHEELLERQGAYWALYQSQFAGAARDTMA
- a CDS encoding chloride channel protein; this encodes MSHPATDALTSHAPAGPTGPGSPDLPGRRSSARDRRPVARLVLAAVLAGLAAGLIGIAMAVLLEAFEWLFYGVSHGTLPERVAAAPAWRRVAAPAAAGLLAGTLWWWQRATGGVVSVEEVVAEAGTAQPTATTQTPARQQSSPALTGSARPASQRIGILRPFGDAVVQVLTVGGGNSVGREGAPRLAAGAVAVRLARWLGLEPRWRALLAASAAGAGLAAMYNAPLGGAAYAVEIMMLAGSRRRGLLLAVPVSVLATCVSWLHSHASASIAMPSAPLSWPTLASSLIVVVAAGLAGVAARGLWAWVGRHRLPDGWSLPLAIGGAGALTGLASLWLTVLPGNGKDAFQAAVSSPVTTTAVLALLGVAVLKPVLTAATLGAGATGGLLAPSFSLGASVGAVVAVGLTSAGMAVSVPAMALVGAGVTLAVTQRAPLFAAVFVWELTQGPVWALGVLVAGCLAVRWVEKAWAGRRQSRPQTLRRSRG
- a CDS encoding ABC transporter ATP-binding protein, producing MLLPLLRSYLRPYRALLLGVLILEAAQVMASLYLPNLNAAIIDTGVAQGDTAYIWRTGAFMLLVSVIQGTCAIGGTWCAAKAAMSMGRDLRSQLFRRVGDFSEQEVSRFGAGSLITRNTNDVQQVQTLVLMGCTMLVTAPMYAVGGVVMAVSHAPSLSWLIAVAVPVLLVIVGVTVAKMVPLFRVYQDKLDAINRTMREQLTGIRVIRAFVREEAETERFRDANADITRVGEKVGQLFVFLFPATMLVLDVTMVGVIWFGGHQVGDGRVEVGTLVAFMTYLMQILMGIVMASFMTIMIPRATVCAERISEVLATDPSIEAVPDATTTFSTPGTLEMRGVSFTFPGADAAVLEDITFRAEPGQTVAVVGSTGSGKTTLLTLVARLIEPTHGQVLVGGVDVTKAEPEALWSQIGLVPQKPFLFAGTVASNLRLGREDATDEELWQALEIAQAAGFVKEMDGQLQAPIAQGGTNVSGGQRQRLSIARAVVRRPALLLLDDSFSALDVATDARLRAALAPATEQVTKLVVAQRVSTVVDADLILVLDEGRLVGAGRHDALVATSETYREIVTSQLGSGAAA